Genomic segment of Dromiciops gliroides isolate mDroGli1 chromosome 3, mDroGli1.pri, whole genome shotgun sequence:
ttgtcCACTTCTAGGTCTAAGGAATGGGCATGACCTGCCCGGCATGGCCAGGCCTCCTGCTCGCCTTACCAATGGTCATGGTGCAGCAGGGGGAGTGGTCCACATCCCCACAGTGGATGGGCAGCTGGCGGTCCCTGGGAGTGATGTTCCTGGGGTTCGAGTGTCACTGGTCAGGCTGGAAGCAGGGTCTGGGGATGAGGCTGCCTTACAACGCCACATCGATCGTGTCTACCAAGATGACAGCCTTCTTGGCCGAAGGACAGGGGCTCGGCTGTCCCCCCTGGTCCGACCCAAGTCACTGGCCGTGCCGGGGATGACCGGTGGGGCGGGATCCCCAGAGCCGCTCAGCCCGGCCATGTCCATCTCACCCCAGGCCACCTACCTCTCCAAGATCATCCCGAATGCAGTCTTGCCACCAACTGTGGATGTAGTGGCCCTGAGCCGCTGCAGCGTCCGCACCCTGAGCCGCTGCAGCCTCATGTCAGCCAGCCCAGCCTCTGTTCGCTCCCTGGGgcgcttctcctcctcctcttcttcctgccGACCCCGAAGCCGCCATGCCTCTTCCTCCAGTGACAACTGGAGCCACTCACAGTCCACAGAAACAATCGTGTCGGACGGATCTACGCTGTCATCCCAGGGGGGCTCGGAAGAGCGAGTGGACGGGCTGCCGGGCCATGAGGAGGGCAGTGCCCCCCGCCGAGAGAGCCCCCGCAGTCCAGCAGGTAGCGGGGCCTCTGTGGCCACAGGCAGTGGGCAGGCTTCGCCCAGCGTGGGCAGCAGCAAGGCCGATGGCTCAGACACCATCAGCATTCAGAGTGGACACTCGTCTGTCAGGAGCGTGTCTCTGCGGAAGCTCAAACGTGCTCCGGCACCCCCCCGCCGGACCTATTCCCTTCACCAGCGAGGTTCAGCCGATGGGGCCCCCGGGCTGCCCCCCAAGCCGGAACGAAAGCAGCCACAGCTCCCTGCTGCTGGGGAGCCCGAGGAGGCGGCCCCTGGAGTGCAGGTCCCAGCTCTGTCTCCCAGCACCTCGCAGCGCCTAGTGGGCTCCCCTGAGCGTACACTCTCCCCGTCAAGTGGCTATTCTAGCCAGAGTGGCACCCCTACACTGCCTCCCAAGGGGCTGGTGGGGCCCCCTGCCTCCCCAGGCAAGCGATCCCCAAGGCCTCTAAAGCCTGATCGAGTTTGCTCTCTGAGGTCCCCTGGGGCCTCAGTGTCTTCCTCACTCACCTCCCTCTGTTCCTCTGTTTCATCCTGTGACCCAGCTCTTGTAGATAAGGGTGTCCCTGTGCAGCCTCCAGATGCTCCCTTGCCCCTAACCAACCCGGCTGACAGATTTGTCATTCCCCCTCACCCTAAAGTCCCGGCCCCTTTCTCTCCACCACCCTCAAAACCCAAGCCCCCCACTCCAACTGCACCTGCAGCTACCCCTAACTCCAATTCTAATTCTGCTCCTTCTCCTATCCAGGGGTCCATGACCCCTGGGAAATCTAAGCAGGAATCTTCTACACCCCCCAAGGGTGgatctcctcccccttcccctcctccatcttATCACCCACCCCCACCACCTGCTAAGAAAGTGGAGGCAGTTGCCGAGGCCCCACCCTCAGCACCTCTGAATTCTGATGGGGAGGCCTTCCAGGACCCCAGCTGGCCACCCCCGCCTCCCCCTGCTCCAGAGGAACACGACCTGTCCATGGCTGATTTCCCCCCACCAGATGAGGCCTTCTTCTCGCCTGCTAGGCCAGAGTCCCCAGCTCCAACTATGGCCTCGCCCCCTGCCCCCACCGAGCCTCTTGGCCCAGCCCAGGCCTCTCCTGCACCTCCAGAGTCTCCTCCTCAGTCTGTGGCCAAGCCTGAGATGCAGGCCTCCAGCTCCTTCTTGGCCACCATCTCACAAAGCCAACCCCAGTCTGAGTCCCAGCCTACACCTGAACCCCCACCCGTGGCTCCACCCTTGCCAGCCCCCGTCCTTCAACCTAGTTCTGGGAAGCTGTCCGAGCCAGTCAAGGAGCCCTTGGGGCGTAGTAAGAGCATCCCTGCGCCCAAGGAAGATGCCAGCCTCCCTATTGTCACGCCCTCCTTGTTGCAGATGGTGCGGTTACGCTCCGTTGCTCCCCCGGCTCTTCCAGCCTCCGAGGtcccagctgcccctgcccctgcccctgcccctgcccccgccCCGCAGAAACCACTGCGGAAGGCACTGTCTGTGAGGGGTGGCCAGGCACCTGGGCCCTCCACTGGGCTTCACGCAGCCATGCGCCTCAAGGTCTCCAGCCTGGCCTCCACAGAAGCCCCCCTCAGTCCTCAACCCAATGGCCCGCCCGAGCCAGAGGCCTCGTCACCACGGCCACAGTCCCCCGCCTCTCCCGCCTCCACCGCCAGCTTCATCTTCTCCAAGGGTGCCAAGAAGCTGCAGCTGGAGCGCCCCGTCTCTCCTGAGGCCCAGGCTGACCTGCAGCGGAACCTGGTGGCTGAACTCCGGACCTTGTCTGAACATCGGGGGCCGCAGGTCCAGAGGAAACCCAGCAAGTCTGCCCCGCCTGTGGCCCGCAAGCCGGCACTGGGGTTTTCCCCATCTGGCTCCCCTGGCAACAAGCCGGCCGAGAGCCCCTCGGCCTCCCCTGCCAATGGGCATGCCCGCCCCGAGGACAGGACTAAGCGAGAGCTAGCAGAGAATGGAGGCACTGTGCAGTTGGCGGGCCTGGAGCCGCAGCCACTGAATCCCACTGCCTCAGGTACCTGGGTCCTTGGAGTGGGGCTCCTTCCCTGCTGACCTGTCGCACAGTGGGCCCAGCTTTGCTTGTGCTTAGAGGACCCCCAGTAGTCATGAGGAGTTGAGCTCTCCAGCCACAAGCTGCAGCTCCTCATTACTCCTGGAGGCACTTGGAGGTTTAAAagcacttttggggcagctaggtggtacagtggatagagcaccggccctggattcaggaggacctgagttcaaatctggactcagacacttaacacttactagctgtgtgaccctgggcaagtcacttaaccccaattgcctcaccaaaaaaaaaagaaaagaaaagcactttccttacacgGGCGTGCAGTCCCCGATTGCCAGCATGTGGCATGGAGGCTCTGATCTGGGTGTTTGCCTTGGAGTCATCCAGCAAGGGAATATCAGAGCCAGTTGTTGAACTCGGGTCTTAGggaggccagtgctctttccagtcAGTCAGGCCCAGGGCTTCCCTTGGTCCCCTCAGGAGACCCCGGCAGTCATGAGAGAACTGACACCCTAAATGAACCCTTGAAGGGTCTGAGTTTCTTTACTCCCTTCTCAGGGTCCCAGCATGGGGGAGAGGTGATAGGGGACGGAGGTTATGTGGACatctgggggaggaggaaaggatcaAGATTTAGAGCATCTTGGAGCTGAGAAGCGATCTCAGAGGTCACCTGAACTGAACTTCCCTCTGCCACATCTCTGACAATGCCACCTGGCCTTAGTGGCACCATTGGCAGCTAGGAGGGGCGAATGGATGGAGCGTTAGACTTGgggttggaaagacctgagttcgaatctggccttaagtacttactgggtgtgtgactctgggtaagtcacttagcctctgcctcagttttgtcatctgtaaaagaatACCAGCAGCTACTTcacagagtggttgtgaggatcaaatgaggtaatagttGTAGTAAAGGGCTTCgtacacagttggtgcttaataaatgcaccgTTAGCAGTGGGCAGTGGGGATGGCCCAGCAGAGAAGCCCTGAAAATACAGACCAGGGCCCTTCTTGGGCAGTTCAGATCCATGGACCTGCCCTCCTCTAACAGGCCACTCCCCTTGCTTTTCACAGAAAAACAGGAAGAGCTGGTCTGACTGACCTGAGGGGACAGCACTCTGGTACTACTGACCTATCCTACGAACACAATCTCTCAGGGACCTGAGCAGGTGGAAGCGTGAGAACAACTGGAGAACTGGACAGATGCTTGACTTAATACAAAGGAAGAATTCCGCCTTAGCCTCCACGGCCTTTGATATTTATGCAAACCCTGGTGAGGGCAGCTTTCCCCACCAAGTTAGGCAGTTTGCTTTTGCCTTTTTACAACAAATAACGGATGCTCCCAGAGTCGCCGCATCTCCCTCTCCGACCCCATCCTGCCTTGGCCGAGGAAGGACAGAGGATGATGGGAGAGGGAGCGATCTCAGCCGGCCCCAAGGCCCTAGCCCTAAAGAGGCCGGTGCCTGGTCCAGAGCTCCCTGGGGTTTGATGTTTTGGTTCTTTTCTGTTGAAAacacttcctctctttctcctctcccctgcctTCCCTACCCCCCCCTTCCATTTCTGGGATAATTAGTCCTGTAATCAAGCACACAATAGTAGTTTTGAatcaaagcacttttcaaagaCAGCGGCCTGTCCATCTTACAGGGCACGTGGCCGGCCTTCCATCCTGCCAGCTGTCGCCTCCTTTCCACAAGGCTCCTGTTTACATGGCAGCCATTCTCACCCTCTGGGTCTTGGCTGGCCTTCTCAGGCTGGTGTGGGCGTCTGTCTGGTGTGCCCCATTCCTTTGGGTCTTGAGGCTTCAGAAGGGGGACAGGCGGGTGGGCGTAGCAGTCCCTGACCTTTGGAGGCAAGGGCAAAGCACAAAAGCGGAGGAGAGGGCTGAACTCCCGCGGCCACATCTTTTCACAAGCCTCCGCGTTGTTTCCCAACTTGCCTGCTCCCAACAGGTGCTTCCATCAGTAGTGGGGGATGGTGCCAACATGACCCCAGGTCAGAAGGAAGGGACTTGTCCCCACTCCCTTCTCAGGGCATCAGAATTtgactggagaagagaaaggaagttgCGCTCGGTAGCAGCTCTGGCTCTCTTCACTTCTAGAGGTTGAGAGCCCCCTCTCTGAGCTGATGGGCTTCTCTCCTTTCCCAGGCCAGCCCTAGGTACTGGCTTTTGTGGTTGGCAGTGGCAGGCGGCTGTAGGCTGCACAGGGTATGGAGGAGGAGGGATACCTCTTGCCACTGGTACTAGTGCTGCTCATGTACTCTCCTTTTCCTCCACCCCTTTCGGTGGGATTCCACCTTCTGGATATGCCTCTTTGCACCGGATGCTTGTTTAGGGAATGGCAAAGGCTGATTGAGAGGTCAGTCACACATGCCAAAGGCATCCTTGGACTATTCTAAGAATATGAATACCTCCCTGGCCTGTCCCTTGGTCCAACCAGCCTGGGATTCAtgggtttggttttattttattttttttggcagccAGAATAAGCAGGAGAGCATGGGCATGATCTATGATTTCAGCCTCCAAAAGTTAGGGATGCTCTTCAACAACCTTGGATTTCTCTTTAGTAACTTGGCCAAGATCTCATCGACCATGGGTTTGATCAAAACCCTCTTGAAACCTGTTTTCAAGGCTAGTAAATCTTTCAGAATAACCTATTTAGGTAGATTTGGAACTGTTTCCGAAGCGGCTGGGGGGTACTGTGAGGGAGGCGAGGCCACATTGGGCAGGGAAGGGCGTTTTTCTACTGGAGGGACGGTGGCTACCACCACCAGACACTAGGTAGCCATCAGCCAActcttctccacccccctcccttGCCCAGGGATGTTTTCATTTGGTCCTGGTGGTGTTTGCGGAGCTCGACTAGGCTGGGGCCTGAGCCTCTTGAAGGGACTCCTGAGGGTGCCTCTGTACCAGTGTCCTTCTCTTCCTGTGGGTCATGACACCTATTGAGTGAATAACCACTGTACAAACTGTGCTGAGCTCTGCTCCTTGATATAATTGGATGTAAGAGCAAGCTTGAGGGGCAGCGTCCACACTGCCTGCAGAACTGCTgaggtttgggagggagggagggtgggctTCTTCCTGTCCATTCTAAACTCCTGCTGCCTGACCGTCCTTGCTCAGTTCTGTTACTGGAATCCTGTCCCTTCCAGTGAGGGCACCTGACAATGCCCAGCTCACCCAAGCCTTTCCTGGTTGGACAGAGAACATGGCAGTGGGGACtgagaagggggggaaaggaagggaagtggCAAGTCCCTGCCTTATCCCCTTGGGGAACCAAGCTGGACCTAGCACTAACTGAGACCAAAAGCCTCTGATTTTTATTCTACAGAAATGTTagatatagagaaatatatatatttctttaaacatTGACCTCACTTTGATTgttaaaaaagccaaaaaaaaaccaccccccacccctcattCCAATACCCCAGACGACCTCAGCCCTTTACCTTGAAAAGCCTAAGTGAGATACAATGAAAAACTGTATATGTTTTGGTTAAAATGTTAATTATATGATTAAAGCTGAATTGttgcttcctcttcttcctcaataGGTGGCTTAAATTGGTTGGGGAGCCCCAGCTCTTCCTGCCTCCTTCAAAAGCTAGAGTctacttcatacttactagctgtgtgaccctagccaagtcacttaatcccccattgcctctctccccccctccccccaagccagAGTTGAGTGGTTAGTCTCAGGGGTATGGACTTCAACTAGGACTTAAGCGGAAGCTGGCCTTAACCCCATCCTCTTATTGAGGCTAGGCCTCAAAAGCCTTCCCACTTCTCCTTTCCCAACCTCTGTGGCTACATCAACAAACTCCACGcttcctcctccattctcccctttccccttagtGCAGCCTGGAGTTGGAAGTGATTGGCACGGCAGGGCTCCCTTTCTGTGGCTCACACAGGGCTGCAAGCCTGAGGGTGGCAGATGGTGACTCCCTGCTGCATTCCCTCAAAATACTAGATTGGGCACTTTCAAACACTTTATTTTGATTTATGACCATGATTCAGGTGAAGtcacttctccccctccccccatacagTGTGATGCTAACGATACCCACACCTGGTTTAGGGGGTGTGGGATTCCCTGGCATCACTAAGGGAGTCTCAGTGGGAAGCCAGTGAGGGGTCAGGCAGATGGTAAGACCAAGCCAGGTTCTTGGCTTTCCTTCTTTTGGGGGGCTGGAACATTGAGCCATCATTCCTTTCCTTGTAAATATTTGCCTTCCCAAACCCCACCACTTACTGAAAAGCTGTAATTATCCTATTGCTGGCACTGAGCTCCAGCCTGAGGCCCAGCCCCTGGAGCACAGCTGCTGGATCCCCCTGGAAAGCCCAGAAACAGATCGTTTTCAATTTGAACAATTACAGcataaccccccccccattacactGAAACCGGATTTTGGGGGAAAGAGTTCCTAAAACAGCTGCCTCTGCTGGCCTCCCTCACTCAGTGTTCCCTAGTCTGTAGCAAAGGTGTGGAAGGCCGGGCTCCCGCAGCAGCCAGCCCCAAGCCCAAGGTCTCCAGATCTGCTCAAGGGGCACGGATCTAGCACTGGATATCTGGAATTTGGAGTCTCAACTCTGCCGTCGACAGCAcctggaagatgagtctccttgaTGGATGGTGGGTCAGAGATGGGGAGGCAAGCCAAGGAGGAGAGCAGCTTGTGAGAGAGGCGGGAGGGCAGAGGGCGACAACCCTGCAGTTAGCTGATGCTCCCTCCCTTAAGTGTTTTACAAGAGACACAGCCCAGCTTGGTCATGAAGTTGGTTTGCTTCCACTGTGCAATGCACTCCGAAGAGATTTTAAAGTCAGCCTGGGAAGAATGAGAAACACGGGGATCACACTACCAAACAATGACCGAGCAAGTGTTCAGTGACTATATAAAGTAGCTCTAATCACAGTGATGGTTAGCGAGCATCTGTTACTGTAAGTTACTTCATGTGTGCCTGTGAGGCACAtgctgttcccattttacagaggaggagactgaggcagagctgGAGAATTAGAAGGCACATGTtctgtctgccctcaaggagcccgaCATCTATTTGGGGAGCCAAGGTGCAAATGAATGAACAGGAGGCCTGGCTTTACCTCTCTCCACACAGGCAATGCCGTCACTGACAGATGGAGGCCATGCTAAGGGAGTCATGGCTTCCCAACTGCCTCAGAGTGAAAGGAGTAAGAGAGGCCTGCTTTGGGGAGGCAGCAGGAGGGGCAGTTGGCTGGTCCCCAGCATTGGAGCTGGCTCTAAACCCCTGTGGGGAGTCCCccctttggtcctcagtttctccataaaatgcagggggggagggggggtgggtgggcagcAGCAGCTCTTCTTACCTGCAGTTTCTCAAAGACTTTCTTCTTGGGCTTGAGCTCATCGTCAGGCTGGCCCTTCTCATAGCCCTCCACAAACACACGCTCCCCGGGGGCTGAGCCGGAAGGAGGGTCCAGGAGCTCCACCTGGCGGTCGGCTCCTTCCCTGGAAAGACACACACCAGCACAAGGATAAATAAGGAGGCTCTAGAGCTGCCTCAAGCTACAGGGCAAAGTCAGAACAGGTGTGAGAGGTGACTCCTGCCCCCTTCCATGATCCCAGCAATGGGGGAGACGACATGACAAGCAGCCGGCTCCTCAAAGGGTGTGAGGGTGCATGCTACCTCAGAATGGTTCCAGTCTGTTCCCAAAAGTCTAACTTTAAACCTCATGCTCCATGGGTCCTCCAAAGGCAGGTTTCACCATGCCTTGCCAACTGGCAGCCCACGTGCCGCTTTGATTCCCAATGCATTGCCCACCTCGGGGCACAGCTCCATCCCTTTCCTGCCCTCCACGGCCTCCCAGGAATCCTTACTTACGTGGAGGCACAGAGGAGCATCCCTTGTGACTCCACTCCTCTCATTTTCTGGGGTTTCAAGTTGCACAGGACCACCACAAGTCTGTCCTGTAGTTCCTCCTTGGGAACAAACTGGACCAGACCGCTCACCACCGTCCGTGGCTCAGGCTCCCCAACATCAATCTTCTCCAGGTACAGACTGTCTGCATCAGGGTGCTAGGGAGGCAGAGATTCGAGTGAGTGAAGCCCAGGGTGGGGCACTGGGGGATGCCACATTTGTAAAGGAGGGAGTGAGGGTGGCTCAGGAAGAACAAAGTGACACATTCACTAACTCCCAGCCCCCAGATTGTCCGAGGCTGGTCTAACCCCAGCTCTCGCCCGCTGCAAACAAGGCTGGATTCTGAATCCAGACTCTGCTCCTGTCCTGACCTCCCTGAATACCCGAGGGGCGATCACAGTCTGTGCACTGAGCTGCAGAGCAGGCACTGGCCACACGCACTGCGACTGTCACGGCCCGTTttaaagaggaggggaagggtaggATTGCCAGAGGTGTGAGGTTAGTGCCCTGCTCCAGCCACACACCCATCATAGGAGATGGTGCTTTAGAGAACGCCCTCTGGGCACATCCTCCCTCTCAAATGTGATGAGAGATGCTTGCTGGGTGAGATGAGCCTAGTGGCAGGGCCCCCCGCCCATCTCTGGGCTGGTGACCCCACTGGAGGGAGACTGACAGATGCCACCTATGACTCAGGATGCTTGAGAACCAACAGCCAGCAATGACGTGCCGGCTGTAGGGTggctgaaggggaaaaaaccGCCAGAAACCAACAGGCTCCAATTCCGCAGTTGTGCAACCTCCTCTCTCTTCTACCTCCTTCTGTGGGCTGCCCTCCCCAGGCAAGGGCAAAATGGCAGCAGCAGGATAAGGCCCTTAGCCAGTCTGGGGATGCTCTTTAGGCCCAGCTGAAGCCTGGAgaactggaatcaggagaccAGTGAGCCTCCTCCCTGCTTCCCTGGCTGGCTTTGGCTGTAAAGCAGGGGCAGGTCTGATGGATACAACGTGGCCTGGGAATCCAGTCCCTGAATTCTGAGTCACCCCATAGCTAGGGAGGCGGCCTTCCCTCCAGATGGAAACAGAAGGTCTTACCCAGAGGAAATGAAGTCACCTACCTTCTCGACGCTGACCACTTTCCCCACACGGATGTCCAGCCGGGATGGGACAACCTCCTCTGGCTCTGAGTTCTTGGCACTGCCTTTGGCCACTGGCTC
This window contains:
- the KIAA1522 gene encoding uncharacterized protein KIAA1522 homolog isoform X1, which gives rise to MAARAAPAAPAAEEPSGQGQGQGQGQGQAGVPRKKKSRGGLRRAFSWLRGKRRKKKGPPGGEGAEPPPKGKKSEEKARKGRGKGRGSSKADNKQLPSDDHQDNVFFPSSRPPHLEELHFQAQEGLRSLQHQEKQKQNKDCWDHGDNQSIKSSQMGTEEQDNISFCSQSTTSTMESSAAEDAMSIRSEMIQRKGSTFRPHDSFPSKSGKSGRRRRERRSTVLGLPQHVQKELGLRNGHDLPGMARPPARLTNGHGAAGGVVHIPTVDGQLAVPGSDVPGVRVSLVRLEAGSGDEAALQRHIDRVYQDDSLLGRRTGARLSPLVRPKSLAVPGMTGGAGSPEPLSPAMSISPQATYLSKIIPNAVLPPTVDVVALSRCSVRTLSRCSLMSASPASVRSLGRFSSSSSSCRPRSRHASSSSDNWSHSQSTETIVSDGSTLSSQGGSEERVDGLPGHEEGSAPRRESPRSPAGSGASVATGSGQASPSVGSSKADGSDTISIQSGHSSVRSVSLRKLKRAPAPPRRTYSLHQRGSADGAPGLPPKPERKQPQLPAAGEPEEAAPGVQVPALSPSTSQRLVGSPERTLSPSSGYSSQSGTPTLPPKGLVGPPASPGKRSPRPLKPDRVCSLRSPGASVSSSLTSLCSSVSSCDPALVDKGVPVQPPDAPLPLTNPADRFVIPPHPKVPAPFSPPPSKPKPPTPTAPAATPNSNSNSAPSPIQGSMTPGKSKQESSTPPKGGSPPPSPPPSYHPPPPPAKKVEAVAEAPPSAPLNSDGEAFQDPSWPPPPPPAPEEHDLSMADFPPPDEAFFSPARPESPAPTMASPPAPTEPLGPAQASPAPPESPPQSVAKPEMQASSSFLATISQSQPQSESQPTPEPPPVAPPLPAPVLQPSSGKLSEPVKEPLGRSKSIPAPKEDASLPIVTPSLLQMVRLRSVAPPALPASEVPAAPAPAPAPAPAPQKPLRKALSVRGGQAPGPSTGLHAAMRLKVSSLASTEAPLSPQPNGPPEPEASSPRPQSPASPASTASFIFSKGAKKLQLERPVSPEAQADLQRNLVAELRTLSEHRGPQVQRKPSKSAPPVARKPALGFSPSGSPGNKPAESPSASPANGHARPEDRTKRELAENGGTVQLAGLEPQPLNPTASEKQEELV
- the KIAA1522 gene encoding uncharacterized protein KIAA1522 homolog isoform X2 — translated: MGNSHHKRKPPSSRTRSFWHFGRRRGRQGTGSSKADNKQLPSDDHQDNVFFPSSRPPHLEELHFQAQEGLRSLQHQEKQKQNKDCWDHGDNQSIKSSQMGTEEQDNISFCSQSTTSTMESSAAEDAMSIRSEMIQRKGSTFRPHDSFPSKSGKSGRRRRERRSTVLGLPQHVQKELGLRNGHDLPGMARPPARLTNGHGAAGGVVHIPTVDGQLAVPGSDVPGVRVSLVRLEAGSGDEAALQRHIDRVYQDDSLLGRRTGARLSPLVRPKSLAVPGMTGGAGSPEPLSPAMSISPQATYLSKIIPNAVLPPTVDVVALSRCSVRTLSRCSLMSASPASVRSLGRFSSSSSSCRPRSRHASSSSDNWSHSQSTETIVSDGSTLSSQGGSEERVDGLPGHEEGSAPRRESPRSPAGSGASVATGSGQASPSVGSSKADGSDTISIQSGHSSVRSVSLRKLKRAPAPPRRTYSLHQRGSADGAPGLPPKPERKQPQLPAAGEPEEAAPGVQVPALSPSTSQRLVGSPERTLSPSSGYSSQSGTPTLPPKGLVGPPASPGKRSPRPLKPDRVCSLRSPGASVSSSLTSLCSSVSSCDPALVDKGVPVQPPDAPLPLTNPADRFVIPPHPKVPAPFSPPPSKPKPPTPTAPAATPNSNSNSAPSPIQGSMTPGKSKQESSTPPKGGSPPPSPPPSYHPPPPPAKKVEAVAEAPPSAPLNSDGEAFQDPSWPPPPPPAPEEHDLSMADFPPPDEAFFSPARPESPAPTMASPPAPTEPLGPAQASPAPPESPPQSVAKPEMQASSSFLATISQSQPQSESQPTPEPPPVAPPLPAPVLQPSSGKLSEPVKEPLGRSKSIPAPKEDASLPIVTPSLLQMVRLRSVAPPALPASEVPAAPAPAPAPAPAPQKPLRKALSVRGGQAPGPSTGLHAAMRLKVSSLASTEAPLSPQPNGPPEPEASSPRPQSPASPASTASFIFSKGAKKLQLERPVSPEAQADLQRNLVAELRTLSEHRGPQVQRKPSKSAPPVARKPALGFSPSGSPGNKPAESPSASPANGHARPEDRTKRELAENGGTVQLAGLEPQPLNPTASEKQEELV
- the KIAA1522 gene encoding uncharacterized protein KIAA1522 homolog isoform X4, which codes for MGTEEQDNISFCSQSTTSTMESSAAEDAMSIRSEMIQRKGSTFRPHDSFPSKSGKSGRRRRERRSTVLGLPQHVQKELGLRNGHDLPGMARPPARLTNGHGAAGGVVHIPTVDGQLAVPGSDVPGVRVSLVRLEAGSGDEAALQRHIDRVYQDDSLLGRRTGARLSPLVRPKSLAVPGMTGGAGSPEPLSPAMSISPQATYLSKIIPNAVLPPTVDVVALSRCSVRTLSRCSLMSASPASVRSLGRFSSSSSSCRPRSRHASSSSDNWSHSQSTETIVSDGSTLSSQGGSEERVDGLPGHEEGSAPRRESPRSPAGSGASVATGSGQASPSVGSSKADGSDTISIQSGHSSVRSVSLRKLKRAPAPPRRTYSLHQRGSADGAPGLPPKPERKQPQLPAAGEPEEAAPGVQVPALSPSTSQRLVGSPERTLSPSSGYSSQSGTPTLPPKGLVGPPASPGKRSPRPLKPDRVCSLRSPGASVSSSLTSLCSSVSSCDPALVDKGVPVQPPDAPLPLTNPADRFVIPPHPKVPAPFSPPPSKPKPPTPTAPAATPNSNSNSAPSPIQGSMTPGKSKQESSTPPKGGSPPPSPPPSYHPPPPPAKKVEAVAEAPPSAPLNSDGEAFQDPSWPPPPPPAPEEHDLSMADFPPPDEAFFSPARPESPAPTMASPPAPTEPLGPAQASPAPPESPPQSVAKPEMQASSSFLATISQSQPQSESQPTPEPPPVAPPLPAPVLQPSSGKLSEPVKEPLGRSKSIPAPKEDASLPIVTPSLLQMVRLRSVAPPALPASEVPAAPAPAPAPAPAPQKPLRKALSVRGGQAPGPSTGLHAAMRLKVSSLASTEAPLSPQPNGPPEPEASSPRPQSPASPASTASFIFSKGAKKLQLERPVSPEAQADLQRNLVAELRTLSEHRGPQVQRKPSKSAPPVARKPALGFSPSGSPGNKPAESPSASPANGHARPEDRTKRELAENGGTVQLAGLEPQPLNPTASEKQEELV
- the KIAA1522 gene encoding uncharacterized protein KIAA1522 homolog isoform X3, whose product is MVVFMGRHLPSLLGLFKKRGSSKADNKQLPSDDHQDNVFFPSSRPPHLEELHFQAQEGLRSLQHQEKQKQNKDCWDHGDNQSIKSSQMGTEEQDNISFCSQSTTSTMESSAAEDAMSIRSEMIQRKGSTFRPHDSFPSKSGKSGRRRRERRSTVLGLPQHVQKELGLRNGHDLPGMARPPARLTNGHGAAGGVVHIPTVDGQLAVPGSDVPGVRVSLVRLEAGSGDEAALQRHIDRVYQDDSLLGRRTGARLSPLVRPKSLAVPGMTGGAGSPEPLSPAMSISPQATYLSKIIPNAVLPPTVDVVALSRCSVRTLSRCSLMSASPASVRSLGRFSSSSSSCRPRSRHASSSSDNWSHSQSTETIVSDGSTLSSQGGSEERVDGLPGHEEGSAPRRESPRSPAGSGASVATGSGQASPSVGSSKADGSDTISIQSGHSSVRSVSLRKLKRAPAPPRRTYSLHQRGSADGAPGLPPKPERKQPQLPAAGEPEEAAPGVQVPALSPSTSQRLVGSPERTLSPSSGYSSQSGTPTLPPKGLVGPPASPGKRSPRPLKPDRVCSLRSPGASVSSSLTSLCSSVSSCDPALVDKGVPVQPPDAPLPLTNPADRFVIPPHPKVPAPFSPPPSKPKPPTPTAPAATPNSNSNSAPSPIQGSMTPGKSKQESSTPPKGGSPPPSPPPSYHPPPPPAKKVEAVAEAPPSAPLNSDGEAFQDPSWPPPPPPAPEEHDLSMADFPPPDEAFFSPARPESPAPTMASPPAPTEPLGPAQASPAPPESPPQSVAKPEMQASSSFLATISQSQPQSESQPTPEPPPVAPPLPAPVLQPSSGKLSEPVKEPLGRSKSIPAPKEDASLPIVTPSLLQMVRLRSVAPPALPASEVPAAPAPAPAPAPAPQKPLRKALSVRGGQAPGPSTGLHAAMRLKVSSLASTEAPLSPQPNGPPEPEASSPRPQSPASPASTASFIFSKGAKKLQLERPVSPEAQADLQRNLVAELRTLSEHRGPQVQRKPSKSAPPVARKPALGFSPSGSPGNKPAESPSASPANGHARPEDRTKRELAENGGTVQLAGLEPQPLNPTASEKQEELV